In one Methanobacterium sp. genomic region, the following are encoded:
- a CDS encoding carbohydrate kinase family protein — translation MNHTPTDLTCLGTCNIDFISQVPQFAYSEQEVNVEKLHISLGGSAFNFASRISSLSIKTSMLARVGKDFFGELFLNQLKALNIDCSRIMAIEGNTGMAFITITKGAEKSIYSYSGANACFELEKSDIEFIKNSKILHLTGMYWEVAEKASKHAKKLSFNPGLVMSSFGIEKLRNILKRTEILFLNQKEVYLLTGREWEEGSLMLLDLGIPMVVVTNGAEGATLFTGEGVTYSSAKKVNVIDTTGAGDNFAAGFIKSYIEGEKHKDCLENANKIASLCVQKMGGSVTGKITF, via the coding sequence ATGAATCACACCCCAACCGATCTAACCTGCCTTGGAACATGTAATATTGATTTTATCAGCCAAGTACCTCAATTTGCATATTCTGAGCAAGAAGTTAATGTAGAAAAATTACATATTAGTTTAGGTGGTTCGGCATTTAATTTCGCCTCGAGAATTTCTTCACTAAGCATTAAAACAAGCATGTTAGCTAGGGTGGGGAAAGATTTTTTTGGTGAACTATTTTTAAACCAACTCAAAGCACTGAACATTGATTGCAGCAGAATCATGGCCATTGAGGGTAATACTGGAATGGCTTTTATTACCATTACTAAGGGTGCTGAAAAGTCCATATATAGTTATTCTGGCGCTAATGCGTGTTTCGAATTAGAAAAAAGTGACATAGAGTTTATTAAGAACTCAAAAATCTTACATCTTACTGGAATGTATTGGGAAGTTGCTGAAAAAGCATCAAAACACGCAAAAAAATTATCTTTCAATCCAGGTCTTGTAATGTCTTCATTTGGAATTGAAAAACTTAGAAACATTCTAAAAAGGACTGAAATATTATTTTTAAATCAGAAAGAGGTTTACCTTTTAACTGGTAGAGAATGGGAAGAGGGGAGTTTAATGCTTTTGGATTTGGGTATTCCAATGGTTGTGGTGACCAACGGTGCTGAAGGTGCAACACTATTCACCGGTGAAGGAGTGACCTATTCCTCTGCAAAAAAGGTGAATGTTATTGATACCACTGGTGCTGGGGACAACTTTGCTGCTGGTTTTATTAAATCCTATATTGAAGGTGAAAAACATAAAGATTGTCTGGAAAATGCCAACAAAATTGCTTCCCTTTGTGTGCAGAAAATGGGAGGATCAGTAACTGGGAAAATAACTTTCTAA